A section of the Tenrec ecaudatus isolate mTenEca1 chromosome 10, mTenEca1.hap1, whole genome shotgun sequence genome encodes:
- the MRM1 gene encoding rRNA methyltransferase 1, mitochondrial produces MALLVFARDAVRACSLRLPVSRFSQEAGPRPGGEELSRLRFDDLAPSRRSAPPLELLFGVSPCSLALRAARRRVARLLLQAGRAGLHGERAELRRVAEARGIPVLRPLRRKLDALCHHQVHQGVCMEVSPLRAQPWTEAQEASPGDDPQQLWLVLEGLQDPRNLGAVLRSAHFLGVDKVITSSRSSCPLTPVVSKASAGAVEVMDVYSADDLAGFLQTKARQGWLVAGTVGCPGPEIPESPNIPITSCLEFLWEQPTLLVLGNEGSGLSREVQASCQLLLTILPRRQLPAGLESLNVSVAAGILLHAICSQRKEFPA; encoded by the exons ATGGCTTTGCTCGTTTTCGCCCGGGACGCGGTCAGAGCTTGCTCCCTTCGCCTCCCAGTCAGCCGCTTCTCCCAGGAGGCTGGTCCCCGCCCGGGCGGGGAGGAGCTAAGCCGCCTGCGGTTCGACGACCTGGCTCCCAGCCGGCGTTCGGCTCCGCCGCTGGAGCTCCTGTTCGGCGTGTCTCCGTGCTCCCTGGCCTTGCGGGCTGCCCGCCGTCGCGTGGCGCGGCTCCTGCTCCAGGCCGGCAGAGCTGGGCTGCACGGGGAGCGGGCCGAGCTGCGTCGGGTGGCCGAGGCGCGGGGCATCCCAGTGTTGCGGCCTCTACGGCGGAAGCTGGACGCCCTGTGCCACCACCAGGTCCACCAGGGCGTGTGCATGGAGGTGAGCCCGCTGCGTGCCCAGCCTTGGACTGAGGCCCAGGAGGCAAGTCCAGGCGACGACCCGCAGCAGCTGTGGCTCGTCCTCGAGGGGCTCCAGGACCCCCGGAATCTCGGGGCCGTGCTGCGCTCTGCCCACTTCCTCGGCGTGGATAAAGTCATCACTAGCAGCAGAAGCAG CTGCCCGCTCACCCCAGTAGTCAGCAAGGCCAGCGCGGGGGCTGTGGAGGTGATGGATGTGTACTCCGCCGATGACCTGGCCGGCTTTCTGCAG ACCAAAGCCCGGCAGGGCTGGCTTGTGGCGGGCACCGTGGGCTGCCCTGGGCCCGAGATCCCAGAGTCCCCTAACATCCCTATCACCAGCTGCTTGGAGTTCCTCTGGGAGCAGCCCACTCTCCTGGTGCTAG GGAACGAGGGCTCCGGCTTGTCCCGGGAGGTACAGGCCTCCTGCCAGCTTCTCCTCACCATTCTGCCTCGGCGGCAGCTGCCTGCTGGACTCGAGTCCTTGAATGTCTCCGTGGCTGCAG gGATTCTCCTTCACGCCATCTGCAGCCAGAGAAAGGAGTTCCCTGCATAG